A section of the Pseudomonas prosekii genome encodes:
- a CDS encoding DUF3820 family protein: MNPEKLELLITREMPFGKYKGRIIADLPGQYLNWFAREGFPHGELGGLLALMQEIDHNGLSELLDPLRAKHGKPAPRH, translated from the coding sequence ATGAATCCTGAAAAGCTCGAATTGCTGATTACCCGCGAAATGCCCTTCGGCAAATACAAGGGCCGGATCATTGCCGACCTGCCCGGCCAATACCTCAACTGGTTCGCCCGCGAAGGTTTTCCGCACGGCGAGCTCGGCGGTTTGCTTGCGCTGATGCAGGAAATCGATCACAACGGTTTGTCCGAGTTGCTCGACCCGCTGCGCGCCAAACATGGCAAACCCGCACCTCGCCACTGA
- a CDS encoding PA2169 family four-helix-bundle protein: MTDVNKEAISVLNDLIETSKDGQEGFKTCAEDIKHPELKSLFVTRSADCAAAAAELQAAVRSMGGDPETSTSVSGDLHRRWVDVKAMFTGKDEEAVLNEAERGEDHALKAYKEALEKINKHNLVGIRDLVERQYHGVQRNHDQVKALRNQARARS, translated from the coding sequence ATGACCGACGTGAATAAAGAAGCCATTTCTGTACTCAACGACCTGATCGAAACCAGCAAAGACGGTCAGGAAGGGTTCAAGACTTGCGCTGAAGATATCAAGCATCCAGAACTGAAATCTCTGTTTGTTACCCGTTCCGCTGATTGCGCTGCCGCTGCTGCAGAACTGCAAGCTGCTGTACGCTCGATGGGCGGCGACCCGGAAACTTCGACCAGCGTCAGCGGTGACCTGCACCGTCGCTGGGTAGACGTGAAAGCAATGTTCACCGGCAAAGATGAAGAAGCCGTACTGAACGAAGCTGAACGCGGTGAAGACCACGCGCTGAAGGCTTACAAAGAAGCGCTGGAAAAAATCAACAAGCACAATCTGGTAGGCATTCGTGACCTGGTTGAGCGTCAGTACCACGGCGTACAACGTAACCACGACCAGGTAAAAGCCCTGCGTAATCAGGCTCGTGCTCGCTCGTAA